A genome region from Manihot esculenta cultivar AM560-2 chromosome 5, M.esculenta_v8, whole genome shotgun sequence includes the following:
- the LOC110615831 gene encoding uncharacterized protein LOC110615831 has translation MGGKGRKRREKNYKAAHGGHTRLPPPPDRSQVDALPSKLRHIMSFTSHLLDGSAKPSKSTEEKTKRGGGDAEKKLPPEDAITSEAIVDEGEDENLLTTQHSDDSDETVRNSNDEKRKKKRKRKRMQVIDLRFDTSMEKTKSSEKRRERKKKYLEAKKKKRQKSKTEEDLDFPGHEQIKFGDVVQAPPKLVAVPKVLKNVPEASRERIRLQAIEEYRKRKGWTSRPGLKLPIVTETHPM, from the exons ATGGGAGGGAAAGGAAGGAAAAGGAGAGAGAAGAACTACAAAGCGGCGCATGGAGGCCATACCCGTCTCCCGCCGCCGCCCGACCGTTCCCAAGTCGATGCTCTTCCCTCCAAACTTCGCCATATCATGTCCTTCACTTCTCATCTTCTTGATG GTTCTGCTAAACCTTCCAAGTCTACTGAAGAGAAGACGAAGCGGGGAGGCGGTGATGCTGAAAAG AAACTCCCTCCAGAGGATGCAATTACCTCAGAAGCTATTGTAGATGAAGGTGAAGATGAGAATCTCTTGACAACCCAACATTCAGATGATAGTGATGAGACTGTGCGGAACAGCAACgatgaaaagagaaagaaaaagagaaagagaaagagaatgcAAGTCATTGATCTTCGGTTTGACACATCAATGGAGAAGACAAAATCCAGTGAGAAAAGGCGGGAGCGCAAGAAAAA GTATTTGGAAGCAAAGAAGAAAAAACGCCAAAAATCCAAAACAGAAGAAGATTTGGATTTTCCTGGACATGAACAGATAAAATTTGGAGATGTAGTCCAAGCTCCACCAAAATTGGTTGCTGTTCCTAAG GTACTGAAGAATGTTCCAGAAGCATCGCGAGAAAGGATTCGGTTACAGGCTATTGAGGAATACAGGAAACGTAAGGGATGGACCTCCAGGCCAGGGCTTAAGCTTCCTATTGTGACTGAAACGCATCCCATGTAA